The DNA window tttgtagtatcccttcttgaatcccatcatgtcctgtgcccagcttcaaatcagtctttccagtcaatcctttaacttttggcatcgcggcagtcactgacgtcagcgcctcttatgtctgaCGTCAGTGGAGGtgtaaagttcatttttctaagcattttggcatttttaaagcattttctaAGCATTTTTTCAGGCCCGGACTGAAGACACCCAAATTTTATAAGTGACACCAAAAATGTTCCGACCGCCCACGATATGTCCCTTATTTCAAAGTCTGGGTGTTGGCAACCCTAATGGTTTGAAATAGGCATTTGGTCGCTGATGCACTTATTGAGTGATAAAAGTATTATAATATTTTAAGATTTCATTAAGTACGACCTGCAAAtagacaaaaatatttaaaaacaattataaaggTTTTCGTTCAAAATATTCTAAGTACAGCATATCATCTTTTTCAGAACTCTTTTCTAAACTTTCTGGGCTTTTAGTGGATGGACACAATATTACAGATTTGATACTCTGAAAttagacatccatccattttctaccgcttgtccctttttggacaCAATTATTTACTGTTTCTTATTTGCTGTATTTTCTctggaacaaaacaaacaaacaaaaaatattcataattTGAAAGAATCCATTCTTCCAAAGGCAAAGgcgttcataaaaaaaaaaaaaaaaaaaaaaaaaattgaccacttaaaataattttaggATGTTGTTTTACAATTGAAGACAACACTTGTTCTTTCTGTGATAGGGAAATAAAATAGTTTATGTTATGAATGTATATGCAAAGTAAATCTCTGTGGGATGATGTACAATATTGGCTTTTGCCTGACACTCCACACTTGTTTTCTGAAATGTATATTGTTTTGgggatgttaaaaaagaaaaaaaaacatacaaaatgtttaaaacacaataatgaacatttttgttttatctataaatgtaagtttgtaaaaacaaaaccatccttccacaaacaattcagccattttctctcacttttatattgcataaaggtctggggacatacatataaaacaatcacaacacaatcatcatattacaaaagagagtaataaagataattaataCAATTGATttgttataaattccctttgtcagaagattaagagaaagttccctacttaatatgataattgttgaatataattgactgtattattgttgacgtaaacgagctattattgtagtcatgcacctttaagttacgtctgttttgagtcaggcagtttaccgggcagctatatttacttttccggggtccttcgggcaatgtgttgaacagtgtgatgtgagagtgtgcttagctgctgctgctacaaagcaatatataaagaagaagttaaaaagtaaaacggtgtccttattccctaaccggagtacgctcacgggtgaagagtcccagcacaacaacaacaacatcagtttaaacATATCGTTCTTTAATAGGATTATAAAGACCCAACAAATAATttataaagtcacacattttaaaggcctactgaaatgaatttttttaattcaaacggggatagcagatctattctatgtgtcatacttgatcatttcgcgatattgccatatttttgctgaaaggatttagtatagaacaacgacgataaagatcgcaacttttggtatctgataaaaaaaaggcttgcccctaccggaagtagcgtgacgtagtcaattgaacatatacgcaaagttccctattgtttacaatgatggccgcatgaagtgagagagattcggaccgagaaagcgacaatttccccattaatttgagcgaggatgaaagatttgtggatgagtaaagtgcaagtgaaggactagtggggagttgaagctattcagatagggaagatgctgtgagaggcgggggtgacctgatattcagctgggaatgactacaacagtaaataaacacaagacatatatatactctattagccacaacacaaccaggcttatatttaatatgacacaaattaatcctgcataaaaacacctgcgtgtttgttacgctagctcctagctcctctgctagctcctagctccatagaacacgccaatacaattcaaacacctgatcaacacacacaatcactcagcccaaaagaccgttcacctaacccaaggttcataaagcttatatatttttaaaaagttacgtacgtgacacgcacgtacggtacggtacgtgttatgctagctcctagctcctatgctagctcctagctccatagaacacgccaatacaattcaaacacctgatcaacacacacaatcactcagcccaaaagaccgttcacctaacccaaggttcataaagcttatatatttttaaaaagttacgtacgtgacgcgcacgtacggtacggtacgtgttatgctagctcctatgctagctcctagctccatagaacacgccaatacaattcaaacacctgatcaacacacacaatcactcagcccaaaagaccgttcacctaacccaaggttcataaagcttatatattttaaaaaagttacgtacatacgccaaaaaaagttgcgcacatacggtcaagcgatcaaatgtttagaagccaaagctgcatactcacagtagcacgtctgcgtctttgtcatccaaatcaaagtaatcctggtaagagtctgtgttgtcccagttctctacaggcgtctgtgtatcgaagtcaaaagtcctcctggttagagtctctgttatccgagttcttccatcttgactgcatctttcaggaatgtaaacaaagaagcgccggctgtgtactgttgttgctgactacgttcgaaaaatacgtccatttcgcaccgacaactttcttctttgcttgctcagcttccttctccataatgcaatgaacatgattgcaacagattcacgaacacagatgtccagaatactgtggaattatgaaatgaaaacagagctttttcgtattggcttcaatgtggaaggcatacccgtgttcgccgggctacgtcacgcgcatacgtcatcctcagaggcgtttcgaaccggaagtttagcggcaaatttaaaatgtcactttataagttaacccggccgtattggcatgtgttataatgttaagatttcatcattgatatataaactatcagactgcgtggtcgctagtggctttcagtaggcctttaaagttgaatcaagtggaaattgacagagtatatgaactaaattcttgggaatacaaattgatcataaatatgttggaagccgcatattgaatatattaaggaaaaatatccaaatccattgctactcTGTATAGAGTaagacatgctgaataagaaatgtctgcatatgttagtgtttcccacacattcatttatttgtggcggcccgccacgaaagaattaaggccgcttcctgtccagcttctcaggcaaatcatatagttgatgtagatgcccatattggctgttcagatttactttacaaaagagaagtgtaggatcaagattctTCTTCTCAGCCGGATGCCGGGAATCCTTCTGAAATGTCCTTTTTATCACCCGCACTCCCCCGCCccccttttaccttgaaaatcccgCCCGGAAGTCTGCAAATaaagaaacactactttttgttagtGGTTATAAGCTAGTGAGCTAATTGGAGTGAATATTAATGGCCGACTttccccccccgcgaccccgtctTTTTCatgtgtcgtaaggggggacccgtaGAGGGGGGAATGAAGGTGGCTTTACCAAGGGCCCCCATGCAAAAAAGTCATGGAATGGTAAGGGAAAAGGATAAGCCCTCCAGTGTCATGTTTTGTGATCATgtcttgtttagttatgttctgtttggttaaaactccatagttcctgtttttacgcatccttgtttgttttgtcaccatgacgacccaTTAGTATCACCTGCCTCATTCATGTGACTCATGCACCTGTTTCAATCAGGTCATTATTATTTAAACCTGGTTTTtcagttggtcgtcctggcgtcatcaCTTTGTTTCATGATtagttcacgctgcttgtttcatGCAATTTCATAGTCCATGCTGACCTGCTCACGTCACCGCAAGtacgtttttgtttattaatgccacagttaatgtcttttgtttcatgtccatagttagtgttagttttgttcccgTAGCCAAGTTTGTGTCTACGCCTTTTGTTTACACTTTTTATAGTAAGAATTAAATCATgtacttaccttcacgccatgtccggtccagttcttttgcatctcgggaaaacaatccaTGCAGTAAACTGCACcaaagtccaagtcttgacatCCAGCAGCATACCTCGAAGATTGCAAGTCGtgctctttcttttttttttaatctcttttTCTGTCcatcatttcacctatttgggttcaaaatatCACCCAAGCAAGTCTGTATTTTACGGACCAATGTGAGTTTGTGATtttctatgcaaagccaaagccatgtcCCCCCTTATGACGAAAAGTCGGATGTATTTTtggcaaaaactttttttttgcttttttcccccgAAGTCCCGGGATGTTTGGAAAACTTAATTTTAGCGAAAACATTGCTTTTTTTCACTAAAATGTCGTATGGAGGATTTTTTGTGTTTGCGAGCGTTTTGGAAAAATGGAAGTTACACGCCTTGAAAATCTTGGAGCAGGCGCAGACGGTTCATCAAAAAGAAAGATTTTTTTGGCCAAAACCCGTTTTGGAAAAAAACTGTTTTGCTTGGGGTCCACCCTTACGACTATTCTCCTTCTTCTTAGTGTAGAAAAAAGGTACTATATGATGCAAATACATTCATTTGGGCGCTTTCCCCGGGAGCaagagtcgtaaggggggaccccatGCTTGACTTCTATCGATATTTGCAGTTGCAGCATTTTGTTCATATGAAGGTGAAAAATGTAACAAAGACAAGCATATGTTTAATTGAACTGTTTACAAAAGCCTACAATTCAGAAACTATTGATAGAAGTGTTTCATGCTTGCATAAGAAATCATATTCAACTTGATATATTAAAAGAAAATGGGAGAAGGAAGGCGGGATAACTATATCTGAGGAACAATGGACAATAATATGGAAATATCAATGGACTTGTACCAGCTGTTTCCAGTTTGGCtggaaaagttttttttccatttatttatttactatctgtttatattattttattattattgttattattattacttttgttttttgtgcTGTTTCTCTTTTTTGGGGTGGGAGGGGTGGGGTGTCATCGTtgggaaataaacaaaaataatattttgacctttagggcagacaatagatgtatgatgtatgcaaacatgatgtaatggataagaatgtctgatgctggatgtctataaaaaaataaaataataaagttaataatttgtaagtaaaaaaatacatgttaatGAAGTAAGAGTAGTTGTATTGATAGAAGTAGTACTCACTTCTCTCATGCGGACTGTAGCCTCCACATAAAAGACAACAATCCTGCCTTCCAGTCACAGTGTGCTGACATGACACTAGATTGCTTATCCCTCATTATCCAGGGTGTCAATCTTGGCTCAGCTCATTTCTGAGAGTCCATTTGTCACATCtggtttgcaatcaagactatttaaattGATCCTTTTTCCACCTTCATTGTCCGGACATTATTCTTTGTTCACGGGTGACCAATGACTATCCTTTTTGATGCCAATCTGTAGTacgcacgtactttgtggacgccatctgctccacatttcctgtgagtgttttgctgggtttgttttgttttcttcatagTTCCCTGTTCTCTCGCTTTTTGTTCTTTTATCAATAAATATCCCTTTTTTTACTGCACGGTGCCACCTCCTTCATCTGCATCTTAAACATCACTAAAATATTTTATGTAGCATTCCCAATTACCAGTTTTAAGTGAAGTCTTGTGAAATTTCCACTGTCATGTTACtctttataattaattaattagtaaaTTAAGAAAATATTTACTGGGTCCTGCTGCTGTTTCACTTTTTGTGGTGTAATTTTCTTACCTGTTAAGGAAAGTATTTAatcttaaatatataaataatcatttatATTGGCAGCCATAGTGATTCATTTATTCAGCAGAACATTAATACTTGGATCTGACAAAAAGTAAGCACAAATGCTGTCTTCGTCGCTGATAAAACATGATAGCAACATGCATCTGCTAGCTCATGATCGCCCCCACTTCTCAGTGTGGCGAGTTGGAGTACCACACGAAGCACTCTAATGCAGTGCTTAAATCTGTGTTTATAGTCTTATTATCCAGGAATAAAAAGGTCACACTTATATTAAAACATTACTGCTAAGGTTTCGTCCAGTATTGGaccggtgatgatgatgatgaagatgtatCTGTGCAAGTGAACAATTGGATCCACAAGGGACAACAACCCTTTCCACAGACtacacacacatcagaaacaCAAATGTTAGAAGCCTACAACAATATATTTGAAGAAGACTTTAGGATTAAAAGTGAAGATGTGAGGTGAAATAAGTACaaatgcagcaataaaaacaagcaactccactcacgatggctctaaagttcagtgatgtgttgttaacttcagcatttttcttctttgttgatgttttgcagTAGTTAACATCCATAATGTAAGAATGCTGCTAATCTACCAAAGTCCACATTATGTTGAccattttattcattcatacttttaattggataataacatcaataaaatgcaatggaaaaaatgtgtgaaaaaaaaacaatgaaaataatAAGATTCTTCAAAGATGAGAAAAAAAAGTAGctacatatataatattcaatAAATGCACACAACTTATAAAGTAATTACAGGACAACATATAAGACTAGAAGATGAGAAGCACTACATACAACATCAAATATACATTCTTATTAaacatgctgtgtttttaaactacatttagcacaatcactgtttaagtgtttttaaatccCTGCAGCTTCCATGACTGTTTCACACTTGTGTTTACTCACCTGATACTTAAACCTGAACCTTTTAACACACACAGCGCAACTaaacggtttctctccagtgtgcgttctcatgtgtgtggtcatgcgttgctttgtggagaaactcttctgacaaacagagcaagtaaaaggtttctcaccagtgtgtgttctcatgtgtactatcATGTCCCTCTTAGcgttgaatcttttagcacaagctgcgcaacaaaaaggtttctctccagtgtgtgttctcatgtgtctggtcATGTTAGGTtttgtggagaaactcttcttacaaacagagcaagtaaaaggtttctcacctgtgtgtgttctcatgtgtaatatcatgtcattcttagtgttgaatcttttagcacaaacagagcaagtaaaatgttgctcacctgtgtgtgttctcatgtgtaatatcatgctattcttagtgttgaatcttttagcacaagctgagcaaagaaaaggtttctctccagtgtgtgttctcatgtgtgtgatcATGTTAGGTTTCGTGGAGAatctcttcttacaaacagagcaagtaaaaggtttctctccagtgtgtattctcatgtgtgtggtcatttgAGGTtttgtggagaaactcttcttacaaacagagcaagtaaaaggtttctctccagtatgtattctcatgtgtactgtaaAATGACACTTCTGTCTAAATGACTTCCCACATTGagagcagtcaaagtgtttgttgttagtgtgatgtctcgtatcacctttagagtcatctttactctccaaaggtttttggatgtggtcactgtgatcagaagagtgtgacatcatgtggtccatgtctgacagtggagcaaagatgctgtctggttctgactttatatcttcacaatgctctccgccagcttctgtgatgtgttgacttacaagctccgcccctctgttctcctcactttgactgtgatgaagctgtaaggactgagcttcatcttcatcatgaagctgctcctctttaatgtgggagggggcctgtagctccttctgtcccacactggtgtgccactcctcttcataactccccgctgacacccgctggacgtctgcagaacaAATGAGGTGTTACTGTATTGAAGTTTGCAGTATTCAAACTATTGATATGTGAGCTAGGCCAAATAGACAAtaggcagttcttgaagctgaatacgcggaaggcccccgggccagatggtgtctccccctccactctcagacactgtgcggatcagctggctcctgtcttcactgacatttttaacacctctctggagttatgccgcgtgccgtcctgctttaagacctccaccattgtccctgtccccaagaaagcaaggatcacaggacttaatgactacaggccggttgcgctgacgtctgtggtcatgaagtcctttgagcgcttggtcctgccccacctcaaggacatcacagcccccctcctggacccactgcagttcgcctacagagccaacaggtctgtggatgatccagtgaacctggccctccacttcatcctggagcatctggactccccaggaagctacgctaggatcctgtttgtggactttagctctgccttcaacaccatcctcactGGACTGCTACgaaacaagctctaccagctcagcgtgcccgactccctctgcagttggatcattgacttcctgacagaccaaagacagcacgtgcggctggggaagaatgtctcggacagtcgaaccacgaacactggtactcctcagggctgtgtactctcccccttgctcttctccctgtatacaaactgctgcacctccagtcaccagtccgtaaaactgctcaagtttgcggatgacactaccctcatcgggctcatctcggatggcgatgagtccgcctacaggagagaggtggaccggctggcgtcctggtgcagccacaacaacctggagctgaacgcccagaaaacagtggaaatgatcatggacttcaggaaagtcacagccccaccatcccccctcaccctgattgactctcccacccccgtctccattgtggactccttccgttttttgggcaccaccatcacccaagacttcaagtgggagccgaccatcaggctcttcatcaagaaggcccagcagaggatgtacttcctgcggcagctgaggaaacttaaggtgccgaccgaggtgctggtgcagttttactcagccatcatcgagtccatcctgacctcctccatcaccgtgtggttccccggcgccacagtccaggatagtacgtgctgctgagaaggtgattggctgcaagctcccatccctccaggacttgttcttctccaggaccaggaggcgtgtgggttggatcacagctgactcttctcacccagGAGACtatggtccatccagacccacacctaacgccacctgaacagttttttcccctcggccatcaggcacatgaacaataactcctaacagtagctccttgaattccttgaattccttctaagtctataacaagatctgatagctcagttacagctcttataccaaatctgtgttatatgtgtaaaaattcctagtttgtgaacccgttctcaaacaatggcaataaaactattctgattctgattctgatgggcaagctacctggacaatgtagtaagctaagctataagttactctcaattaaatgtagctaagctatcctcagagaattgtagcaagctacactacaagctacactgcaaaagtagcttgccacatcaaagctacatttaatagcatttatatatatatatatattggcccacatgtataatatcaatgtttatgttgtccatggaaagaagttagtaagaagcaaaataaaaacaaccaaccatggatgacaaaaggactgaaaaatgcttgtcacaaaaaaaagacattataTGGAATATTAATAACTCAgacatctatagaggcagaaaataagtataagaaatataaaaacaagctaattggtatactaggaacatgtaagaaggaatactacagacAATTATTAAAGAAGAacagaaacaacatgagagcaacatcctaaatagcatcattaaaaatgctgctaagaaagattacccccagtactttctacatggaaatacaaaaaatgacaatatgaaccaaatagttgAACGTTTTAATGATTACTTTGTTAATATCGGAAAAAATGCGGAACAAAGatttccaaatgcagatgatggatcagttgaggacttgagtgcgctcatagacagaaatcccaattccatgtttcttaagaacgtgacaaaagaagaaataattaaaattgtaaaataatgtaaatccaagacctcaagcgactgtcatggaatagatatggtaaccataaaaaaggttatagaagacatttcagaacctctgacatatatcagcaacgtatcatttctaaccggcaaattccctgacaaaattaaaattgcaaaagtcgtaccaatttataagaatggagacatacaccagtttactaactacacaccAGAATTCACAGCTAATATCTCAACATGGATAGCATTTATCCAAATAACAGAGAAAATGAGCAATGCAATacatggtaaagaatgtgcggccgcagtattcatggacttaactaaagcatttgacacaatcatgttacaaaccccgtttccatatgagttgggaaattgtgttagatgtaaatataaacggaatacaatgatttgcacatccttttcaagccatattcagttgaatatgctacaaagacaacatatttgatgttcaaactcataaacttttttttttttttgcaaataatcattaactttagaatttgatggcagcaacacgtgacaaagaagttgggaaaggtggcaataaatactgataaagttgaggaatgctcatcaaacacttatttggaacatcccacaggtgaacaggctaattgggaacaggtgggtgccatgattgggtataaaagtagattccatgaaatgctcagtcattcacaaacaaggatggggcgagggtcaccactttgtcaacaaatgcctgagcaaattgttgaacagtttaagaaaaacctttctcaagcagctattgcaaggaatttagggatttcaccatctacgctccgtaatatcatcaaagggttcagagaatgtggagaaatcactgcacgtaagcagctaagcccgtgaccttccatccttcaggctgtactgcatcaacaagcgacatcagtgtgtaaaggatatcaccacatgggcccaggaacacttcagaaacccactgtcagtaactacagttggtcgctacatctgtaagtgcaagttaaaactctcctatgcaaggcgaaaaccatttatcaacaacacccagaaacgccttcagcttcgctgggcctgagctcatctaagatggactgatacaaagtggaaaagtgttctgtggtctgacgagtccacgtttcaaattgtttttggaaactgtggacgtcgtgtcctccggatcaaaaaggaaaagaaccatccggattgttataggcgcaaagtgtaaaagccagcatgtgtgatggtatgggggtgtattagtgcccaagacatgggtaacttacacatctgtgaaggcgccattaatgctgaaaggtacatacaagttttggagcaacatatgttgccatccaagcaacgttaccatggacgcccctgcttatttcagcaagacaatgccaagccacgtgttacatcaacgtggcttcatagtaaaagagtgtgggtactagactggcctgcctgtagtccagacctgtcccccattgaaaatgtgtggcgcattatgaagcctaaaatagcagaagggagacccccggactgttgaagaacttaagctgtacatcaagcaagaatgggaaagaattctacctgagaagcttcaaaaatgtgtctcctcagttcccaaacctttactgagtgttgttaaaaggaaaggccatgtaacacagtggtgaacatgccctttcccaactactttggcacgtgttgcagccatgaaattctaagttaattattatttgcaaaaaaataaataaagtttatgagtttgaacatcaaatatgttgtctttgtagtgcattcaattgaatatggcttgaaaaggatttgcaaatcattgtattccgtttatatttacatctaacacaatttcccaactcatatggaaacggggtttgtatattaataacaaaactagaaggatatggcatcagaggtttggtcttgaactgggtaagaagctatttaaccaacaggaagcaatatgtgaagatgggtgaaaatatgtcaacacggctagatatatc is part of the Entelurus aequoreus isolate RoL-2023_Sb linkage group LG22, RoL_Eaeq_v1.1, whole genome shotgun sequence genome and encodes:
- the LOC133639745 gene encoding gastrula zinc finger protein XlCGF57.1-like, producing the protein MKEEEEDPHMKEEEEGGCPVGQEEDDVSKFPLTVVSVKTEEHEDKAPESSQLHHSPNVQRVSAGSYEEEWHTSVGQKELQAPSHIKEEQLHDEDEAQSLQLHHSQSEENRGAELVSQHITEAGGEHCEDIKSEPDSIFAPLSDMDHMMSHSSDHSDHIQKPLESKDDSKGDTRHHTNNKHFDCSQCGKSFRQKCHFTVHMRIHTGEKPFTCSVCKKSFSTKPQMTTHMRIHTGEKPFTCSVCKKRFSTKPNMITHMRTHTGEKPFLCSACAKRFNTKNSMILHMRTHTGEQHFTCSVCAKRFNTKNDMILHMRTHTGEKPFTCSVCKKSFSTKPNMTRHMRTHTGEKPFCCAACAKRFNAKRDMIVHMRTHTGEKPFTCSVCQKSFSTKQRMTTHMRTHTGEKPFSCAVCVKRFRFKYQVSKHKCETVMEAAGI